From the genome of Patescibacteria group bacterium:
GCTTCTGGCCATCAGGAATAATAATGTCCTGACCAATGGCCAAATTTCCATTAGCCGGCAACCCATTCATAGCAATTGTCTCTTCTGAATTGCCTTTGTATGTTTTAACAATTTTGTCCAATGTTTCGCCATTTTTAACTGTATGTTTGATTCCTGAAACCGGCAAAATAATTAGTTCTTGTCCTGCTTTAATCTTGCTTAAAGGGCTTAAGTTATTAGCCCAGAGCAGAGTATTGGTAGTTATGCCGAACATAGAAGCAATGCCAGAAGGAATATCACCTTGCTGGACTTCATAGGTAATAATCCCGCTTCTTTCTAAAGATAGAGTAGACAGGGCTCCTGTCGGAGAATTATTAGCCACAAAAGCGCTGTTCTGAATAACTACATTGGAGTCCTCAAAATATGACCCGTCAAAATATGATTCCTCAATTATAGTTTCTGCCAGGTTTAGATCCTTCGAAGCATAAACAAAGGAACTTCGTCTGATCATTTCCTCTTCTTCGCTTGTTGCAGAGTCATTATTAAGACTGCCGGCAATGGCATTAGTCAAGAATAAAGACCCAAATCCAATAAAAATAACTGCTGCTACCTTAAAATAAGGAATTTTGAG
Proteins encoded in this window:
- a CDS encoding LysM peptidoglycan-binding domain-containing protein; the encoded protein is MEEKLLKIPYFKVAAVIFIGFGSLFLTNAIAGSLNNDSATSEEEEMIRRSSFVYASKDLNLAETIIEESYFDGSYFEDSNVVIQNSAFVANNSPTGALSTLSLERSGIITYEVQQGDIPSGIASMFGITTNTLLWANNLSPLSKIKAGQELIILPVSGIKHTVKNGETLDKIVKTYKGNSEETIAMNGLPANGNLAIGQDIIIPDGQKPVEYAPKAKIYAYSTEELGPYGSTSHGFPWGQCTWYVAQKKYVPWNGDAKTWLKKAVGYGFETGIEPRPGAIISMRGNTWIMKRYGHVAYVEAVNEDSITISDMNYLGLGIKSVRAISRNDWRILGYIY